From Deferrisoma camini S3R1, the proteins below share one genomic window:
- a CDS encoding SIR2 family NAD-dependent protein deacylase — protein MEERLSEAARLMAVRRRVAVLTGAGISVESGIPDFRSRGGLWERFDPAEYATIQAFRADPAKVWKMLAEMEAVLDAARPNPAHEALARLEQAGVVTGVITQNIDGLHQAAGSRKVVEFHGSHRTLSCLACGARISRNEARQRGHPPACGCGALLKPDVVFFGEPIPEGALREAYRVAASCRVMLVVGTSAEVAPANQMPWVAKQAGAAVIEVNLAPTHLTESVTDVFLEGKAGRVLQDLADRTMALVETRD, from the coding sequence GTGGAAGAGCGCCTGAGCGAGGCGGCCAGGCTCATGGCCGTGCGCCGGCGGGTGGCGGTGCTCACCGGCGCGGGCATCAGCGTGGAGAGCGGGATCCCCGACTTCCGCAGCCGCGGCGGCCTGTGGGAGCGGTTCGACCCGGCCGAGTACGCCACCATCCAGGCGTTCCGGGCCGACCCGGCCAAGGTCTGGAAGATGCTGGCCGAGATGGAGGCCGTGCTGGACGCGGCCCGCCCCAACCCGGCCCACGAGGCCCTGGCCCGGCTGGAGCAGGCCGGGGTGGTCACGGGGGTGATCACCCAGAACATCGACGGCCTGCACCAGGCCGCGGGCAGCCGGAAGGTGGTGGAGTTCCACGGCAGTCATCGGACGCTCTCGTGTCTGGCGTGCGGGGCACGCATCTCCCGGAACGAGGCCCGGCAGCGCGGGCATCCGCCGGCCTGCGGGTGCGGGGCCCTGCTCAAGCCCGACGTGGTGTTCTTTGGCGAGCCGATCCCGGAGGGAGCCCTGCGCGAGGCCTACCGGGTGGCGGCCTCGTGCCGGGTGATGCTGGTGGTGGGGACCTCGGCCGAGGTGGCCCCGGCCAACCAGATGCCCTGGGTGGCCAAGCAGGCCGGCGCGGCCGTGATCGAGGTGAACCTGGCCCCCACCCACCTGACCGAGTCCGTGACCGACGTGTTCCTGGAGGGCAAAGCCGGCCGCGTGCTCCAGGACCTGGCCGACCGGACGATGGCCTTGGTAGAGACTAGAGACTAG
- a CDS encoding ABC transporter permease — MRTRAFEILAAAGLVLAFTTGVLLLTGAPPLEAFALLVRGSFGSVSKLARVLTVWVPLTLCACGLIYTFRIGLWNIGVEGQVILGAVGATWALRAGAGHVPPGVLLALAMAAGVLLGAGWSLAAGVLRTRGGVNEIFAGLGLNFVAQGIVLWLIFGPWKRPGVASMSGTVPFPPELWLPNFSWGRLSPVALGCAVGALVLTAWLLGRTRVGLFLRAVGGNPRAAHLLGLPPERYLLLAMALAGGMAGLAGVIQVTAVYHRLIPAISSNYGYLALLVTMLAGFRLGPVAPIALFFAGLNVGSVQLPMALQLDSSLSGVIQGASVLAVLLAQGWGVHRARRQA; from the coding sequence ATGAGGACCCGGGCCTTCGAGATCCTGGCGGCGGCCGGGCTGGTCCTCGCCTTCACCACCGGCGTGCTGCTGCTCACCGGCGCCCCGCCCCTGGAGGCGTTCGCCCTTCTCGTCCGGGGATCCTTCGGGTCGGTGTCGAAGCTCGCCCGGGTCCTCACCGTGTGGGTGCCGCTGACCCTGTGCGCCTGCGGGCTCATCTACACGTTCCGGATCGGCCTGTGGAACATCGGGGTCGAAGGCCAGGTGATCCTGGGGGCGGTGGGCGCCACCTGGGCCCTGCGTGCCGGAGCCGGCCACGTGCCGCCGGGGGTGCTCCTGGCCCTGGCCATGGCGGCCGGGGTGCTCCTGGGAGCCGGGTGGTCCCTGGCCGCCGGGGTGCTGCGCACCCGCGGAGGCGTCAACGAGATCTTCGCCGGGCTGGGGCTGAACTTCGTGGCCCAGGGCATCGTGCTGTGGCTCATCTTCGGCCCGTGGAAGCGGCCCGGGGTGGCCTCCATGAGCGGCACCGTGCCGTTCCCCCCCGAGCTGTGGCTGCCCAACTTCTCCTGGGGGCGCCTCTCGCCCGTGGCCCTGGGCTGCGCGGTCGGCGCCCTCGTCCTCACGGCTTGGCTCCTGGGCCGCACCCGGGTGGGGCTGTTCCTGCGAGCCGTGGGGGGCAACCCCCGGGCCGCCCATCTGCTGGGGCTGCCCCCCGAGCGGTACCTGCTGCTGGCCATGGCCCTGGCCGGGGGCATGGCGGGGCTGGCCGGGGTGATCCAGGTGACGGCGGTCTACCACCGGCTGATCCCGGCCATCTCCAGCAACTACGGCTACCTGGCCCTCCTGGTGACCATGCTGGCCGGGTTCCGGCTGGGGCCGGTGGCGCCGATCGCCCTGTTTTTCGCCGGCCTGAACGTGGGCAGCGTCCAGCTGCCCATGGCCCTGCAGCTCGACTCGTCCCTGAGCGGCGTGATCCAAGGGGCCTCGGTGCTGGCAGTGCTGCTCGCCCAGGGGTGGGGCGTCCACCGGGCGCGGAGGCAGGCATGA
- a CDS encoding branched-chain amino acid ABC transporter permease, whose amino-acid sequence MTSQPSSVAVRPDGAAARSTAFQRWSVPALTLAGLAVLLWVGQSGALTKYTQTVIMFMAVNVIVSASLNLVNGYMGEFSCGHGGFMAVGAYVSSVLGVLLFAKDRVFGPPLLPPEWALVGFPLIVLVGGVAAALAGLLVAIPSFRTRGDYLAIITIAANYIVISAVENLDVIGGSRGFMGMKRVVKAMGRAWDLPWMLLWSFGFAVFTLWILRRFVYSTYGKGVMAICQDEVAAEIMSVNTNRMKVAAFMLSSGLAGVAGGLFAHIVGYVNPGSFGILKSTEALVMVYLGGMGSLSGSVLSAVLFTLLLEALRPLQIIKWIVIPLLLILLMQFRPEGILGNRELADVFPRLRRFFRFK is encoded by the coding sequence ATGACCTCACAACCCTCTAGCGTTGCGGTGCGGCCCGACGGGGCGGCCGCACGATCCACCGCGTTCCAGCGTTGGAGCGTGCCGGCCCTCACGCTCGCCGGCCTGGCCGTGCTCCTCTGGGTCGGCCAGAGCGGGGCCCTGACCAAGTACACCCAGACCGTGATCATGTTCATGGCCGTCAACGTGATCGTGTCGGCCAGCCTGAACCTGGTGAACGGATACATGGGCGAGTTCTCCTGCGGCCATGGCGGGTTCATGGCGGTGGGTGCCTACGTGTCGTCCGTGCTGGGGGTGCTCCTGTTCGCCAAGGATCGGGTGTTCGGCCCGCCCTTGCTGCCCCCCGAGTGGGCCCTGGTGGGGTTTCCGCTGATCGTGCTGGTGGGGGGGGTGGCCGCGGCCCTGGCGGGGCTGCTGGTGGCGATCCCGTCGTTTCGCACCCGGGGCGACTACCTGGCCATCATCACCATCGCGGCCAACTACATCGTGATCAGCGCGGTGGAGAACCTGGACGTGATCGGCGGGTCCCGGGGGTTCATGGGCATGAAGCGGGTCGTCAAGGCCATGGGCCGAGCCTGGGACCTGCCCTGGATGCTTCTGTGGTCGTTCGGGTTCGCCGTGTTCACCCTGTGGATCCTGCGGCGGTTCGTGTACTCCACCTACGGCAAGGGCGTGATGGCCATCTGCCAGGACGAGGTGGCGGCCGAGATCATGAGCGTGAACACGAACCGCATGAAGGTGGCCGCGTTCATGCTGAGCTCGGGCCTGGCGGGCGTGGCCGGGGGCCTGTTCGCCCACATCGTGGGGTACGTGAACCCCGGCTCGTTCGGCATCCTCAAGTCCACCGAGGCCCTGGTCATGGTGTACCTGGGGGGCATGGGCAGCCTGTCGGGCTCGGTTCTGTCCGCCGTGCTGTTCACCCTGCTCCTGGAGGCCCTCCGGCCGCTCCAGATCATCAAGTGGATCGTGATCCCGCTCCTCCTGATCCTCCTCATGCAGTTCCGGCCCGAGGGCATCCTGGGCAACCGGGAACTGGCGGACGTGTTCCCCCGCCTCCGGCGGTTCTTCCGGTTCAAGTGA
- a CDS encoding ABC transporter ATP-binding protein, translated as MAVLEIRDLTHYFGGLCALSHLDITLEPGTLTGLIGPNGAGKTTVFNLVSGFYRPSRGEIRFAGRNIAGLKPHQVTALGVARTFQNIRLWKDLTVLDNIRIAQHHRLGYGFADAVLRTRRFRRREAEIDAYARELLEVLELGHVAGELPKNLPYGLQRKVELARALSVEPKLLLLDEPAAGLNTTDVEELIRHIRWIRDRFDVTIWMIEHHMDVVMELCSHITVIDFGQTIASGTPEEIRTNPAVIQAYLGDDEI; from the coding sequence ATGGCGGTGCTGGAGATCCGGGACCTGACCCACTACTTCGGGGGGCTGTGCGCCCTCTCCCACCTGGATATCACCCTGGAGCCGGGCACCCTCACCGGGCTCATCGGCCCCAACGGCGCCGGCAAGACCACGGTGTTCAACCTGGTGAGCGGGTTCTACCGGCCCAGCCGGGGAGAGATCCGGTTCGCAGGCCGCAACATTGCGGGCCTGAAGCCCCACCAGGTCACGGCCCTGGGGGTGGCGCGCACCTTCCAGAACATCCGGCTGTGGAAGGACCTCACCGTGCTCGACAACATCCGGATCGCCCAGCACCACCGCCTGGGCTACGGGTTCGCGGACGCGGTGCTTCGCACCCGCCGGTTCCGGCGCAGGGAGGCCGAGATCGACGCCTACGCCCGGGAGCTGCTGGAGGTGCTGGAGCTGGGCCACGTGGCCGGCGAGCTGCCCAAGAACCTGCCCTACGGCCTCCAGCGCAAGGTCGAGCTGGCCCGGGCCCTGTCGGTGGAGCCCAAGCTCCTGCTGCTCGATGAGCCGGCCGCCGGGCTCAACACGACCGACGTGGAGGAGCTGATCCGTCACATCCGGTGGATCCGGGACCGGTTCGACGTGACCATCTGGATGATCGAGCACCACATGGACGTGGTCATGGAGCTGTGCTCCCACATCACCGTGATCGACTTCGGCCAGACCATCGCCTCGGGCACCCCGGAGGAGATCCGCACGAACCCGGCCGTGATCCAGGCCTATCTGGGAGACGACGAGATCTGA
- a CDS encoding flavodoxin family protein, with protein sequence MNVLGLSASCRRWGNTDILVHTALRGAAEEGAETRFLRIPDLELGPCVGCMACVFKDRDCVRKDRLPEFLEAMRWADAVVLGSPCYVLGATAQIKNLHDRMIRFGIRREFVGKPGLALVAAGVPGWEPLALAQVSLFFLFLGMPVVDQFIGHAQGPGEIFDDPAACDRALEAGRALGRGETAYRGDPGPCPVCHLDLVTTRPDGTAHCLLCDLPGTWEDRNGGRRFVPAPGAEPRWSDRSMQHHFSDRILPSGPRFKARIREIRTRIEEFQEGGQPWKSA encoded by the coding sequence ATGAACGTCCTCGGTCTGAGTGCCAGTTGCCGCCGGTGGGGCAACACCGACATCCTCGTGCACACCGCCCTGCGGGGCGCGGCCGAAGAGGGGGCCGAGACCCGGTTCCTGCGGATCCCCGACCTGGAGCTGGGGCCCTGCGTGGGGTGCATGGCCTGCGTGTTCAAGGATCGGGACTGCGTGCGCAAGGACCGGCTCCCCGAGTTCCTCGAGGCCATGCGGTGGGCCGACGCGGTGGTGCTGGGCTCGCCGTGCTACGTGCTCGGCGCCACGGCCCAGATCAAGAACCTGCACGACCGGATGATCCGGTTCGGGATCCGCCGGGAGTTCGTCGGGAAGCCGGGCCTCGCCCTGGTGGCAGCCGGCGTGCCGGGGTGGGAGCCCCTGGCACTCGCCCAGGTGAGCCTGTTCTTCCTGTTCCTGGGCATGCCGGTGGTGGACCAGTTCATCGGCCACGCCCAGGGTCCCGGCGAGATCTTCGACGACCCGGCCGCCTGCGACCGGGCCCTGGAGGCCGGCCGGGCTCTGGGCCGGGGCGAGACCGCGTACCGGGGAGACCCGGGCCCCTGCCCGGTGTGCCACCTGGACCTGGTGACCACCCGGCCCGACGGCACGGCCCACTGCCTGCTGTGCGACCTGCCGGGCACGTGGGAGGACCGGAACGGCGGGAGGCGGTTCGTGCCGGCCCCGGGCGCCGAGCCGCGGTGGAGCGACCGGTCGATGCAGCATCACTTCTCGGACCGGATCCTGCCCTCGGGGCCCCGGTTCAAGGCCCGCATCCGGGAGATCCGCACACGCATCGAGGAGTTCCAAGAGGGAGGGCAGCCGTGGAAGAGCGCCTGA
- a CDS encoding ATP-binding protein, with translation MAAFPVVVLTGARQVGKSTLLRHEFGEFAYRSLDDPAIRVQAREDPASIWKGLDRVVIDEAQLEPAVFSAVKLAVDTSERARRFILSGSSNILLMEKVSESLAGRAAYFELGPMTWSEEAEAGPPERWEGLWDPDLELREQDAGTLDSTPFLLRGLMPPVMAFERTDQAVRWWDGYVRTYLERDLRALSQIESLVDFRRMMEALALRSANVLNQTELARACGMSQPTVHRYVKLLEVTHVVTRVRPFLSSRLKRVTKSPKVFFLDPALSAFLAGYHDASSILAARERGAFLEGLVYLHLKAAAGLSVPPARVLFWRTSTGAEVDFVVERGRRALAVEVKATTNPTLRDAKGLLRLQEAEPSVFRGVLLHGGSQVRWLHSKVVAVPWWWPWVGSSWQPRGTSPFL, from the coding sequence GTGGCGGCGTTCCCCGTGGTGGTGCTCACCGGCGCTCGGCAGGTGGGCAAGAGCACGCTGCTTCGCCACGAGTTCGGCGAGTTCGCCTACCGCTCCCTGGACGACCCAGCCATCCGGGTCCAGGCGCGGGAGGACCCCGCCTCGATCTGGAAGGGGCTCGACCGGGTCGTGATCGACGAGGCCCAGTTGGAGCCGGCGGTATTCTCGGCGGTCAAGTTGGCGGTGGACACTTCGGAGCGGGCGCGGCGGTTCATTCTGTCGGGTTCCTCCAACATCCTGCTGATGGAGAAGGTCAGCGAGTCGCTGGCGGGCCGTGCCGCCTATTTCGAGCTCGGACCGATGACGTGGTCCGAGGAGGCCGAGGCCGGGCCGCCGGAGCGTTGGGAGGGGCTCTGGGACCCCGATCTGGAGCTTCGGGAACAGGATGCCGGAACATTGGACTCGACACCGTTTCTGCTCCGGGGGCTCATGCCGCCGGTCATGGCCTTCGAGAGGACCGACCAGGCGGTTCGCTGGTGGGACGGATATGTTCGGACCTACCTGGAAAGGGATCTCCGGGCGCTTTCCCAAATAGAGTCCCTGGTGGATTTCCGGCGCATGATGGAGGCGTTGGCCCTGCGGAGCGCAAACGTCCTGAACCAGACGGAGCTGGCAAGGGCGTGCGGCATGAGCCAGCCGACGGTCCACCGATACGTCAAGCTGCTCGAGGTCACCCACGTCGTCACCCGGGTGCGGCCGTTTCTGTCGAGCCGGCTCAAGCGGGTGACGAAGTCTCCAAAGGTCTTTTTCCTCGACCCGGCACTGAGCGCGTTTCTCGCCGGGTATCACGATGCGAGTTCGATCCTGGCCGCGAGGGAACGGGGTGCTTTTTTGGAGGGGCTGGTGTACCTCCACCTGAAGGCGGCGGCCGGACTTTCGGTGCCCCCTGCCCGGGTCCTGTTCTGGAGAACGAGCACCGGTGCAGAAGTGGATTTTGTGGTGGAGAGGGGAAGAAGGGCGCTGGCGGTCGAGGTGAAGGCGACTACAAACCCCACCCTTCGGGACGCGAAGGGGTTGCTCCGCCTCCAAGAGGCGGAACCCTCGGTCTTTCGGGGGGTCCTTCTGCACGGAGGCAGCCAGGTGCGATGGCTCCATTCCAAAGTGGTCGCGGTGCCTTGGTGGTGGCCGTGGGTTGGATCGTCGTGGCAGCCGAGGGGAACCTCCCCTTTCCTGTAG
- a CDS encoding ABC transporter ATP-binding protein, with product MLLEIENLVVRYGSIEALHGISFTVDEGEVVTLIGANGAGKTTTLLSICRLPPPEAPRVAEGDIRFGGRSILGVEPHDVVRALKMALVPEGRRIFGNLTVEENLELATYARRGDPGVVKDLERVFQLFPRLRERRRQRSESLSGGEQQMLAVGRALMTGCRVLLLDEPSMGLAPVLKYEMFRALKRLNQEGVTILLVEQNAALALKFAHRGYVLDTGRIVAEGPTDHLLSNEEVKRAYLGG from the coding sequence ATGCTTCTCGAGATCGAAAACCTGGTGGTCCGCTACGGCAGCATCGAGGCCCTCCACGGCATCAGCTTCACCGTGGACGAGGGCGAGGTGGTCACCCTGATCGGGGCCAACGGCGCGGGCAAGACCACCACCCTCCTGAGCATCTGCCGGCTGCCCCCGCCCGAGGCTCCCCGGGTGGCCGAGGGCGACATCCGGTTCGGGGGCCGGAGCATCCTGGGCGTGGAGCCCCACGACGTGGTCCGGGCGCTCAAGATGGCCCTGGTCCCCGAGGGCCGGCGCATCTTCGGGAACCTGACGGTGGAGGAGAACCTGGAGCTGGCCACCTATGCCCGCCGGGGAGACCCGGGCGTGGTCAAGGACCTGGAGCGCGTGTTCCAGCTGTTCCCCCGGCTCCGGGAGCGCCGTCGGCAGCGCAGCGAGTCGCTGAGCGGGGGCGAGCAGCAGATGCTGGCCGTGGGCCGAGCCCTCATGACCGGATGCCGGGTCTTGCTGCTGGACGAGCCCTCCATGGGCCTGGCTCCGGTGCTGAAGTACGAGATGTTCCGGGCCCTGAAACGGCTGAACCAGGAGGGGGTCACCATCCTCCTGGTGGAGCAGAACGCGGCCCTCGCGCTCAAGTTCGCCCACCGGGGCTACGTGCTCGACACCGGCCGCATCGTGGCCGAGGGCCCCACCGACCACCTCCTGTCCAACGAGGAGGTGAAGCGGGCGTATCTGGGAGGGTAG
- a CDS encoding ABC transporter permease has translation MNEFSLVLLAASVVATAAPILLASLGETLTERAGLINLSLDGTILLAAMAAFAVAHDTGSVALGFAAAAAVGGAVAALVGFAGVVLGVSQVAVGFVLTLMCRDLAYFLGNPYSRIQGPQVPPLPVPGLADLPVLGPVLFRHNAVVYLSLVLIPALWWVLYRTKWGLEVRAVGEHPEAAYARGIAPRRVQMVCAVVGGALVGLAGAAYSLALKPGWGRPQGAEGIGWIALALVIFGGWHPVKVALGAVLFALLQVAGIPLQEAFPSVPAQVFQVAPFPLMIFTLLFMGLSQRESVERWAAGRPWARRLVRAFRGAAPRALGRPMEGG, from the coding sequence ATGAACGAGTTCTCCCTCGTGCTCCTGGCCGCCAGCGTGGTGGCCACGGCCGCCCCGATCCTGCTCGCATCCCTGGGGGAGACCCTCACCGAGCGCGCCGGGCTGATCAACCTCTCCCTGGACGGCACGATCCTGCTGGCGGCCATGGCCGCTTTTGCGGTGGCCCACGACACGGGGAGCGTGGCCCTCGGGTTTGCCGCTGCCGCGGCCGTGGGTGGGGCCGTGGCCGCCCTGGTGGGGTTCGCCGGCGTGGTCCTGGGGGTGTCTCAGGTGGCCGTGGGGTTCGTGCTCACCCTGATGTGCCGGGATCTGGCGTACTTCCTGGGCAACCCCTACTCCCGGATCCAGGGACCCCAGGTGCCGCCCCTGCCGGTGCCGGGCCTCGCGGACCTGCCGGTGCTGGGGCCGGTCCTGTTCCGCCACAACGCCGTGGTGTACCTGAGCCTGGTCCTGATCCCGGCCCTGTGGTGGGTCCTGTACCGCACCAAGTGGGGCCTGGAGGTCCGGGCGGTGGGCGAGCACCCCGAGGCGGCCTACGCCCGGGGCATCGCGCCGCGGCGGGTGCAGATGGTGTGCGCGGTGGTTGGCGGGGCCTTGGTGGGCCTGGCGGGCGCGGCCTACTCCCTGGCCCTGAAACCGGGGTGGGGCCGGCCCCAGGGCGCCGAGGGCATCGGCTGGATCGCCCTGGCGCTCGTGATCTTCGGGGGCTGGCACCCCGTCAAGGTGGCCCTGGGAGCCGTGCTGTTCGCCCTGCTCCAGGTGGCGGGCATCCCCCTCCAGGAGGCGTTTCCATCGGTGCCGGCCCAGGTGTTCCAGGTGGCCCCGTTCCCCTTGATGATCTTCACCCTGCTGTTCATGGGGCTGAGCCAACGGGAGTCGGTGGAGCGGTGGGCGGCGGGCCGGCCGTGGGCCCGGCGCCTGGTGCGGGCCTTCCGCGGCGCCGCCCCCCGGGCTCTTGGCCGGCCGATGGAGGGGGGGTAG
- a CDS encoding ATP-binding cassette domain-containing protein, with protein sequence MHIVLDDIHKRYGRVHANRGVSLEVRAGTIHGVLGENGAGKSTLMRILAGYTRPTSGRILLEGDEVRWRTPAEAVARGVGMLYQDPMDFLAMTALENYALGRPWVPARELRRDLEARAAELGFSVHPDMPLERLTVGERQQLELLRLLSLGVGVLILDEPTTGISGVQREILFSALRRLADEGRSVLLVSHKLEDVEALCDEITVLRQGAVAGRAERPFRTRELLEMMFGEPPAVPRKVAGAPGAPIVSFRDAWATGGRSGLRRCSVTIREGEVVGLAGVEGAGQNVFLRLAAGLSRPYRGAVEVCGAPPGGYRRLRERGVAFLPSGRLEEGLVQGLTVLDHFALGRPRIPFLAPWRGAEERAEGAIRRYRIRGEPGTPVEALSGGNQQRVLLALLPERPRLLLLESPTRGLDLESAHWVWEQLLAHKARGATIVFSSPELDEILMVAERVLVFHDGLLVADVAAAETSVAELGSAIAGKTAPSPARPAAPSATVEAP encoded by the coding sequence ATGCACATCGTTCTGGACGACATCCACAAGCGGTACGGCCGGGTGCACGCCAACCGGGGCGTGAGCCTCGAGGTGCGCGCCGGCACCATCCACGGCGTGCTGGGGGAGAACGGCGCGGGCAAGAGCACCCTGATGCGGATCCTGGCGGGGTACACCCGTCCCACCTCGGGCCGGATCCTGCTCGAAGGCGACGAGGTCCGGTGGCGCACCCCGGCCGAGGCCGTGGCCCGGGGCGTGGGCATGCTGTACCAGGACCCCATGGACTTCCTGGCCATGACCGCCCTGGAGAACTACGCCCTGGGCCGGCCGTGGGTGCCCGCGCGGGAGCTCCGCAGGGACCTGGAGGCCCGGGCCGCCGAGCTCGGTTTCTCCGTGCACCCCGACATGCCGCTCGAGCGCCTGACCGTGGGCGAGCGCCAGCAGCTGGAGCTGCTGCGGCTGCTCAGCCTGGGCGTGGGGGTCTTGATCCTGGACGAGCCCACCACCGGCATCTCGGGGGTCCAGCGCGAGATCCTGTTCTCGGCGCTCCGGCGCCTGGCGGACGAGGGCCGCAGCGTGCTCCTGGTGTCCCACAAGCTTGAGGACGTGGAGGCCCTGTGCGACGAGATCACGGTGCTCCGCCAGGGCGCCGTGGCCGGCCGGGCCGAGCGGCCGTTCCGCACCCGGGAGCTGTTGGAGATGATGTTCGGCGAGCCGCCGGCCGTTCCCCGAAAGGTGGCGGGCGCCCCCGGTGCGCCGATCGTGTCGTTCCGGGACGCGTGGGCCACCGGCGGCCGGTCGGGCCTCCGGCGCTGCTCGGTCACGATCCGTGAGGGCGAGGTGGTGGGCCTCGCCGGGGTGGAGGGCGCGGGGCAGAACGTGTTCCTGCGCCTGGCCGCCGGACTGAGCCGGCCGTACCGGGGCGCCGTGGAGGTGTGCGGGGCCCCGCCGGGCGGGTACCGCCGGCTCCGGGAGCGCGGTGTGGCGTTCCTGCCGTCGGGCCGGCTCGAGGAGGGGCTCGTCCAGGGGCTCACCGTGCTGGACCACTTCGCCCTCGGCCGCCCCCGCATTCCCTTCCTGGCCCCCTGGCGGGGCGCGGAGGAGCGGGCCGAGGGGGCCATCCGCCGGTACCGGATCCGGGGGGAGCCGGGCACGCCGGTGGAGGCCCTGTCCGGTGGAAACCAGCAGCGGGTGCTGCTGGCCCTTCTGCCCGAACGGCCCCGCCTGCTCCTGCTGGAGAGCCCCACCCGGGGCCTGGACCTGGAGTCGGCCCACTGGGTGTGGGAGCAGCTCCTGGCCCACAAGGCCCGGGGGGCCACGATCGTGTTCAGCTCGCCCGAGCTGGACGAGATCCTCATGGTGGCCGAGCGCGTGCTGGTGTTCCACGACGGCCTCCTGGTGGCGGACGTGGCCGCCGCCGAGACCTCGGTGGCCGAGCTGGGAAGCGCCATCGCCGGGAAGACCGCGCCCTCCCCTGCCCGGCCGGCCGCCCCCTCCGCCACGGTCGAGGCCCCATGA
- a CDS encoding BMP family lipoprotein, producing the protein MRTLTKIIALIAAAAVFLPTGAGAGTFRFGLLLVGPYNDRGWSQAHYEAGRRIEKELPGTEMIYIDKVNPADRPGVTIPQLVDDMVEKGCRLIIANSDDMKDGIVEAALEHPDVYFVHVSGDHVLAGNAPKNLSNLMGRMEYAKMMAGFVAALTTRTGKIGYLGPLINDETRRLAVSSYLGARYAWEHVRKRPASELKFRVNWIGFWFNIPGVTADPTQVAQNFFNSGYDVLVSGIDTTEAVVVAQQKRKEGKEVWAVPYDYAGACEGAGDVCLGVPYFNWFPGYKMLIQQAMAGKWKSQWLWLGPDWKDINDQETSSVGFLPGPALSADVRAQLDAFVRDLGAGKVNLFQGPLNYQDGSPFLAAGQAATDKQIWYMKQLLQGMEGQSSAK; encoded by the coding sequence ATGCGCACGCTGACCAAGATCATCGCGCTCATCGCGGCGGCAGCGGTGTTCCTGCCGACCGGCGCCGGCGCGGGCACCTTCCGGTTCGGCCTGCTCCTGGTGGGCCCCTACAACGATCGGGGCTGGAGCCAGGCCCACTACGAGGCCGGCCGACGGATCGAGAAGGAGCTCCCGGGCACCGAGATGATCTACATCGACAAGGTGAACCCGGCCGATCGCCCCGGCGTCACCATCCCCCAGCTCGTGGACGACATGGTGGAGAAGGGGTGCCGCCTGATCATCGCCAACTCCGACGACATGAAGGACGGCATCGTGGAGGCGGCCCTGGAGCACCCGGACGTGTACTTCGTGCACGTGTCGGGCGACCACGTGCTGGCGGGCAACGCGCCCAAGAACCTGAGCAACCTCATGGGCAGGATGGAATACGCCAAGATGATGGCGGGGTTCGTGGCGGCGCTGACCACCCGCACGGGCAAGATCGGCTACCTCGGCCCCCTCATCAACGACGAGACCCGGCGGCTGGCCGTGTCCTCCTACCTGGGGGCCCGCTACGCCTGGGAGCACGTGCGCAAGCGCCCCGCCTCGGAGCTGAAGTTCCGGGTGAACTGGATCGGGTTCTGGTTCAACATCCCGGGCGTGACCGCCGACCCCACCCAGGTGGCCCAGAACTTCTTCAACTCGGGCTACGACGTGCTCGTGTCGGGCATCGACACCACCGAGGCCGTGGTGGTGGCCCAGCAGAAACGCAAGGAGGGCAAGGAGGTCTGGGCGGTTCCCTACGACTACGCCGGGGCGTGCGAGGGCGCGGGTGACGTGTGCCTGGGGGTGCCCTACTTCAACTGGTTCCCGGGGTACAAGATGCTGATTCAGCAGGCCATGGCCGGCAAGTGGAAGTCCCAGTGGCTGTGGCTGGGGCCCGACTGGAAGGACATCAACGACCAGGAGACCAGCTCGGTGGGGTTCCTGCCGGGCCCGGCCCTGTCGGCCGACGTACGCGCCCAGCTCGACGCGTTCGTCCGGGACCTGGGGGCCGGTAAGGTCAACCTGTTCCAGGGACCGCTCAACTACCAGGACGGCTCCCCGTTCCTGGCCGCTGGCCAGGCCGCCACGGACAAGCAGATCTGGTACATGAAGCAGCTCCTCCAGGGCATGGAGGGCCAGAGCAGCGCCAAATAG